A genome region from Phoenix dactylifera cultivar Barhee BC4 chromosome 18, palm_55x_up_171113_PBpolish2nd_filt_p, whole genome shotgun sequence includes the following:
- the LOC103719888 gene encoding protein FAR1-RELATED SEQUENCE 11-like — protein sequence MKAHWTHKQRCPCGDDQCYLDADSYEEDELVEPMGLTEPNLSRGTPQTSLGASKIVAPPYVGQSFQSDDEALEYYTSFARSNGFLVRRERSKGNPEHPLGVYKRELVCHRAGPPLPIKSGEAKRQRKKKPSRCKCDAQMVIKKNISAGVTRWVVVNFNNVHNHELLDSNDAQYFPGYRYISAVDRERILALAKGGCNVNLIMRALEMEKGVRPGELTFTEKDLKNFLQASMSINPESEGSELLKACKAMKEKNPDFRYEFTLYENNKLEHLIWSYAGSVRAYKLFGDVLFFDTTYHLHSYDRPAGVWFGVDNHGHTIFFCCVVLLDEKPDSYKWALQAFLRLMDKKFPQTILTDFHMGLKDAVSVELPSTKHAFSIWHLMSKLPSWFSASLGPQYEKFKSEFYRIHDLDTEEEFEHQWNQMVIDFGLGSDNKHIALLFSHRSYWAVPYLRNWFFGGLLTTGHSMSIRSFFRGFLNSQTRLKDIVEQVGVAVDFQNQAGEEATTQQSQQNIKIRTCLPIEEHASTILTHYAFEMFQKEIMLSTQFAVFETSRENYLVRHHLKSDGGHVVSCIPLNEDICCTCRGFECTGILCRHALRVLSLKNCFLIPEKYLLHRWRRESSLFPKSSGYKYRSQALRSLASIIIQESSITKDRFDYVQWHLSRLLNHVRDMPATDEAASDLEPSSSFDATVDVVPARSVTRGRPRKIRGIVKAAKETQASS from the exons ACAAGCAGCGATGCCCATGTGGGGATGATCAATGTTATCTTGATGCTGATAGTTATGAGGAAGATGAATTAGTGGAACCAATGGGACTGACGGAGCCGAACCTTTCACGTGGAAcaccccaaacttctttaggtGCGAGCAAGATTGTTGCACCTCCATATGTAGGACAGTCATTCCAGAGTGATGATGAGGCCCTGGAGTATTATACCAGCTTTGCGCGGAGTAATGGTTTCCTGGTCAGGCGAGAGCGCTCCAAGGGGAATCCAGAGCATCCATTGGGAGTATACAAGCGGGAACTTGTTTGCCATCGTGCCGGCCCCCCTCTGCCTATAAAATCAGGGGAAGCAAAACGCCAGAGAAAGAAGAAACCATCACGGTGCAAATGTGATGCTCAAATGGTGATAAAGAAGAACATCTCAGCAGGCGTAACTCGATGGGTGGTTGTCAATTTTAATAATGTGCATAACCATGAGCTGTTGGATAGCAATGATGCACAATATTTCCCTGGCTACCGTTATATATCAGCAGTTGACCGTGAGCGTATCTTAGCGCTAGCAAAGGGTGGTTGCAATGTCAATCTTATAATGAGGGCTCTGGAAATGGAAAAAGGAGTGAGGCCAGGTGAGTTGACGTTTacagagaaggatttgaaaaatTTCCTTCAGGCCTCTATGAGCATTAATCCAGAAAGTGAAGGATCAGAACTTCTTAAGGCTTGCAAGGCTATGAAAGAGAAGAACCCTGACTTCCGTTATGAGTTTACATTGTATGAAAATAATAAGCTCGAGCATCTTATTTGGTCGTATGCAGGATCGGTTCGTGCATACAAATTGTTTGGAGATGTGCTGTTttttgacacaacttatcatCTACATTCATATGACAGACCTGCTGGGGTATGGTTTGGTGTGGATAACCATGGGCATACCATATTCTTTTGTTGCGTTGTCCTGCTAGACGAAAAGCcagattcatacaaatgggccTTGCAG GCATTTCTCCGGCTTATGGATAAGAAATTCCCGCAAACAATATTAACAGATTTTCATATGGGGCTGAAAGATGCTGTTTCAGTTGAGTTACCAAGCACAAAGCATGCATTTTCTATTTGGCATTTAATGTCCAAGCTACCTAGTTGGTTTTCTGCCTCACTGGGTCCACAATATGAGAAGTTTAAGTCTGAGTTTTATAGAATACATGATCTGGAtactgaggaggaatttgagCATCAATGGAATCAGATGGTTATTGATTTTGGACTTGGCTCAGATAATAAGCATATAGCCCTACTCTTTTCTCATCGGTCCTATTGGGCAGTTCCATACTTGCGAAATTGGTTTTTTGGTGGATTATTGACAACTGGTCATTCAATGTCAATTAGGTCTTTTTTCAGAGGATTCTTAAACTCACAAACTCGTCTTAAGGATATCGTAGAGCAG GTGGGTGTTGCAGTTGATTTCCAAAATCAAGCAGGAGAAGAGGCAACAACACAACAAAGTCAACAGAATAtcaagattaggacatgcttgcCCATCGAAGAACATGCATCAACCATCCTTACACATTATGCTTTTGAGATGTTTCAGAAGGAAATCATGTTGTCAACACAATTTGCAGTTTTTGAGACGTCAAGAGAGAATTATCTTGTTCGACACCACTTGAAGTCGGATGGAGGGCACGTGGTAAGCTGCATCCCATTGAATGAAGATATCTGTTGCACTTGCAGAGGATTTGAGTGCACTGGAATATTGTGCAGGCACGCCCTTCGGGTGTTGTCATTGAAGAATTGTTTTCTTATTCCAGAGAAATATCTGTTGCATCGATGGCGTCGCGAAAGTTCATTGTTTCCAAAAAGTAGTGGCTATAAGTATCGCTCGCAAGCACTGAGGTCCCTTGCTTCTATCATCATTCAGGAATCATCAATAACAAAGGATCGTTTCGATTATGTTCAGTGGCATTTGAGCCGGCTTCTTAATCATGTGAGGGACATGCCGGCTACAGATGAGGCTGCTTCAGACTTGGAGCCAAGCTCATCATTCGATGCTACAGTGGATGTTGTTCCTGCACGCTCGGTCACTAGAGGAAGGCCCAGAAAAATTAGAGGGATTGTCAAAGCAGCGAAGGAAACACAGGCATCTTCATAG